In Spinacia oleracea cultivar Varoflay chromosome 5, BTI_SOV_V1, whole genome shotgun sequence, a single window of DNA contains:
- the LOC110797303 gene encoding uncharacterized protein, with amino-acid sequence MTPTNSITRWLFIAIAVISTFATVSSLQLNSIYDVLDSKGLPKGLFPKGVTNFTVGEDGRFEVYLDQACDAKFESELHYEKNVAGWISFGQIGNLTGMSAQDLFLWFPVKGIRVDVPSSGVIYFDVGVVRKQFSLSLFETPRECVAASHPADIFSKKLSGVLRYGLDWWKSGGMVV; translated from the exons atgacaCCCACAAATTCAATAACACGGTGGTTATTCATTGCCATCGCCGTCATATCAACATTCGCCACCGTCTCCTCTTTACAATTGAATTCGATATACGATGTTTTGGATTCGAAAGGGTTACCCAAGGGATTATTCCCCAAAGGGGTGACGAATTTTACAGTCGGAGAAGACGGGAGGTTTGAAGTTTATTTAGATCAAGCTTGTGATGCGAAGTTTGAGAGTGAATTACACTACGAAAAGAATGTTGCAGGGTGGATTAGTTTCGGGCAGATCGGGAATTTGACCGGTATGTCTGCTCAGGATCTATTTCTATGGTTTCCGGTCAAAGGGATCCGAGTTGATGTTCCGAGTTCCGGTGTTATTTATTTCGATGTCGGTGTTGTTCGTAAgcagttttctctctccttgtttGAAACGCCGAGAGAGTGTGTCGCCGCCTCGCATCCCGCTGATATATTCTCCAAA AAATTGAGTGGAGTTCTACGGTACGGTTTGGATTGGTGGAAGAGTGGAGGAATGGTTGTGTAG